The Nitrospira sp. CR1.1 DNA window CCGTCTGCGCCCTGCTTGAGTTGTGCGTCTTTCTGAAACGTATGGGTTTTTCCGGTTGGATCGGCGAGGTTGAGCCACTCCGAACAGAACTGCACGGGGTTTTCCGAGCCCGGAACATGTTGGTAGGCCAGTCGCAAGCAAATGTCTTGTCTGGAATCATAGATATCCGGTGTCCGCACCAGCCGTTCAAAATTGAGGCCGGTCACCCAGATGCCGAACAGGAAGACCGCGTTGCACACCACCATCATCACGACGCTGAGGCCGGACGCAAATCGCCGGACCTTGGTCGCTCTTACTTTGGCCGCGGCACTCGCCTCGGGTGACTCAGGGAGGCTCTCTGAAGTTGCGTCCACACGCTCACCATCCGCTACGTCCCTTGTACCATAATCTGGGAGAAATCAGCGAATGACATGAACAAATCATCGACCTCTTTCAAGAGCGACAACCGGTTTCCGCGTATCGCCGGATCGTCGGCGTTGACCATGACCGCATTGAAAAAGTCGTCGATCGGACCCTTCATCCGGACCAGCACGTCCAGAGCCTGCCCGTACTCTCCGCTGCGCATCGCCGCCGCATAGGCTGCATGACTACTCTGTACGGTCTCATGTAAGGCGGACTCGGCAGCTTCCCGAAATAACGCGGATTCCACCGGCTTGCGATCCCACTGCTCTTTTTCGGTCAGCCGGTGCGCGCGTTTGAATCCGACGATGAGCGGATCGAACTCCGCCCGCACGGTAATCTGCTGCAGCGACTGCATCTTGTCGAAGAGATCGGTGAGATCGATGGACTGACGATCGGCCGACTTCAACACGGCCTCCATCACATCGTCCCGCAATTGGTGCGCGCTCTTGCCGTAAAAGCGGACCCGCTCAAACAGAAAACCGATGACGTCCGGCGCCCCGCCTTTGCCCGTCTGTGGCGCAGCCGTCACATTCTGACCGGCCAACACGTCTTGCGCCGTTCGTACGGCTTGCGCGAGATTCAGCCGCAGCTTGCTCTCGATCACGATACGCACGATGGCCGTGGCGTGGCGCCTCAGGGCAAAGGGATCCTCGGAACCGCTCGGGATCAGGCCGACCAGGAAAAATCCGGCAATGCTATCCAATCGATCAGCGAGGGACAGCACCTTCCCGGACAATGACTCCGGTAATTCCCCTTCCATCGCCCGCGGCAGATATTGCTCTCTGATCGCCGCGCTGACGGCCGCCGGCTCCCCGTCGTGTTTCGCATACTCGCCACCCATGATTCCTTGGAGCGCCGGAAACTCGCCCACAATTCCCGTCAACAGATCAGCCTTGCTGAGTTCCGCCGCGCGCCGGCAATCGTGCATCAACCGGTCGTCGCCGAGCTGCCCGGCTACATGCGCCGCCATCGCCACCACGCGCTGCGTCTTCTGATGCAGGCTGCCAAGCTTCTGGTGGAAGGTGACCGCAAGCTGCTTCGCCACTCGATCCGCCAACGAGGTCTTGCGATCCTCATCGAAGAAAAATTTTGCATCGGCCAGCCGCGCTGCCAATACGCGTTCGTTGCCCTCGCGGATCAACTGCATGTTCGCGAGTTTCATATTCGTGACGGCCAGGAAATTCGGCAGCAAGGCGCCGTGCGAGTCCACGAGGGAGAAATATCCTTGATGCTCTTTCATGGAGGTCATCAAAATTTCTTTCGGCAACGCAAGATAGTGAGGCTTAAAGGAACCCAGAATCGTCAGCGGACATTCCACCATATATATAGCCTGTTCCAGCAATTCGTCGTCCTGGTGCAGATGCCCGCGCGCAGACTTGGCCAGCGAGGCCAATTGGTCGAGGATCATGGCTCGCCGCCGATCCTGATCCACGATGACGCTGTGGCGTTCGATCTCCTTCAAATAGTGCGCGATGGACTTGACGGCAAAACCCTTCGGACCGGACACCCTGGCGCCCAGCACCCGATGTCCCTGACTGAAACTGCCGGCCTTGATCGTCGCGAACTGAATCGGCAGGACTTTCCCACCGCAGAGGGCCACCAGCCATCGCATCGGCCTGGCAAAACGCACGCCGGTCTGGTTCCACTGCATGGCCTTGGGAAACGATAACTTGGCGAGCAACTGCGGCAACGCCTGCGTCAGTACCGCGGCAACCGCCTGCCCCTTCTCCTGCTTCACCGCAAACAGATACTCGCCCTTCGGCGTCTGTCGAACCTGCAGATCTTCAACGGGAATGCCCTGCCCCGCGGCAAAACCAACGGCCGCTCTGGTGGGCTGCCCGTTTTGATCGAACGCCACCGACTTGGAAGGCCCCATGGCTTCTTTGACTGCTGACGCCTGCTGTGTTGCCAACCCTTCGACGAGCAGCACAAGCCGCCGCGGCGTACCCATCGTACGGACGGCGCCATAGGTCAGACGCAGGTCTTTCAGCAACGTCTCCGCTCCCTGCTGCAAGGCGCGCATGGCCGGAGCGACGAACTGATAGGGCAACTCTTCCGTTCCGATTTCCACCAGCAGTTCTGTGGTGGCTGGAGCCTTGGGAGCTTTGACAACCTTGGAGCGTGGGGCAGTCTTGGTCGTGGTCTTTTTGGATGGCATCGTCAGCTACTGCCTGCGGATCACTTGGTTGGAACGGGTGAATGAGCGCCGGCTCGCTTGCCGATCTGAGCCGATTGCTTGATCAAGGGATAGCCCATCGCTTCGCGATCGGCCAGATACGATTCGGCGCAACGCCGCGCTAGCGCCCGCACCCTGGCGATATACGATGTCCGTTCGGTCACGCTGATCGCCCCGCGCGCATCCAGCAAATTAAACATGTGCGAGGTCTTGATGCAGTAGTCGTAGGCCGGCAGCGTCAACTTCTTGTCCAGCAACCGCTGGCACTCGCCCTCGAAGGCTTGGAACGTGGCCATGAGCATGGGCACCTCCCCCTCTTCGAAGTTGTACCGGGAAAACTCGACCTCACTGCGGTGATGCACGTCGCCGTAGGTCACGCCGTCGGTCCATTGGAGGTCGTAGACGTTATCGACCTGCTGCAGATACATGGCGATGCGTTCCGTGCCATACGTGATTTCGCCGGTAATGGGATTGAGCGGGATCCCGCCGATCTCTTGAAAATAAGTGAACTGAGTGATCTCCATGCCGTCGAGGCGCACTTCCCAACCCAGCCCCCAGGCGCCGAGCGTCGGCGATTCCCAATCATCCTGGACGAACCGAATATCGTGTTTCCTGGGATCGATGCCTAGCTGTTTGAGACTCTCCAGATAGAGGCCCTGAATATTGTCCGGGGCAGGTTTCAGCACCACCTGGTACTGATAGTAATGCTGCATGCGGTTGGGATTTTCGCCGTACCGTCCGTCGGTCGGGCGGCGGCAGGCCTGCGGATAGGCGGCGCGCCAGGGCTCCGGGCCGAGGGAACGGAGAAATGTGGCGGGATGGAATGTCCCTGCACCCATTTCCAGGTCATAAGGTTGGTGAATAACACACCCGCGATCGGCCCAAAAACGATGTAGGGTCAAAATGAGGTCTTGGAAATTCACCGGATGTCCAGATCTAGCCGCAGGCTGCTCGTGGTAACGGATGAAAATCACGCTGAAGCTAGCAAGAACCGTCACAGGGTGTCAAGAAACTGAGCGTCCGATTTCAATAGGTTGCATAGGCGATGCTGTGATAAGGACCGCGCGGTTCGATTCTGTGGCCTCCGCCCCAAGGTGCTTGATTCATCAGGGCCAAGTGGTCTCAGCAATCTCTTCGTGGCGAGGGCGTTCTAGAACGCCCAGGTGAACGCACTGTTGCCTGTACGCTCCATGACAGTCACCATCCGGTTCACCCGCCTTCGTCCCACAGGGCCGCCCCTTAACCATACGTAGATGGATGCTCGTCACCTGCTCAACAGCTCCCGTGCGCTGTCCCCATTGTAGCCAATCGCGTTGAGTCCTTCGCACCTATAACGGTATTATGCGGGACTGTACAGCACGCTACCCCTGCGTTGGGGATAGAGTTGATACGTCAATGAATCAACACATGAATTGTGCGACAGCCGGCACGTAGTATCCGCGAACAATGCCGGCCAATATATTCAAGCGTTAGATCTCTTGGAACGTTAGGATTCGAATGGATGCGAGCACCGACAATTTGGCTTTTTCGCCGCACCCCATTGAGGCCGTCGGCCTGAGAGCGGGTGAAGGGCCAGCGGTACAAGTTGCAATGGCAATCGTTCAGAGAACTACTGCACTGCGCGCTTACAACACCTTCTCAAGTGGCCGCGATTGGATGGAAAAACTATCGAGCGCTTACGTCGTTGCACTCGCCACGCGTTCGGCAGACACGTATCTGATGCAGCAGATTCAAAGTTGTATCGTCGAGGATGCCGCAATTGCCTGCGCGAAGTGTCGAAAGATAACCTTGAACATTAACGTGATCCGCTCACGGTTGTTTCCCAAATTAGCGATGCTGCGGGAATACGCAAACGCACTAATCCACCACTTGGATCACCCGAGGAACCGGGGCATCGCGGAGTTGAACGTTCAGGGTGTTTTCGATTACTGTTACCATCTGTTTCAAGCGAACGCTGAACTATTGTTCGGTCGTATTCCAGAAGGTTCATTTCCGTATATGAAATGCAAGGAATGCGGAGCGAAAAACGCGGACTGCCAATGAAAGTATCCGTTCCAGCCTTTACCTCATGGTCAACAGGACCGCTGGCTCGCGTCGCTCGCCGAGGCCGACCACCAGGAACGATAGGCAAAGGGATTTGAATCTGTTCGGTGCTGAGGTATACTGAGCTCATGTCGTTCAATCTCCCACTTAAAGCCATGAGCCTTCAAGAGAAGCTTGCTGCGATGGAGTCTCTATGGGAAGACCTTGCCCGTACCCCAGAGGCTATTGAGTCCCCTGCCTGGCACAAGGACATCCTCGATGAACGCCGCCAGCGGCTCGCCGAGGGGCAATCTCGATTCATTGATTGGGAGGCCGCCAAAGCGGACATCCGAAACAAGCTCTCGTGAGAATCGAGCTTCTGGACGAAGCCCAGGATGATTTGATCCAGGGTTTCCACTTTTATGAAGACCGGGAAGCCGGTCTTGGGACCTACTTCCTAGACTGCTTATTCTCAGACATTGATTCCCTTCTCGTTTACGCCGGAATTCATCAAGTCATATACGGTCATCGCCGTTGCCTCTCCAAGTGCTTCCCTTTTGCCATCTATTACAGTGTGGAGGGAAATAATGTGGTTCGTGTGCATGCCGTATTGGATTGCCGGAGGAATCCGTTATGGATCAGGAAACGATTGAAAAGAGATGGTTAACCAGCCGCTCCCGCTCGCCGCCTGAAGCCGTGCCTAAGCTTGGATGTTAAGCACGCCATTCTCTCCTCGCTGACACTTCCACGCGATTCACGGTAATCCGATTCCACACCGACTCCGCGCTCTCCACCTCCGGAAGATCCTGATTCAATTGATCGGTGAGTGCGAGCGGGACTTCGATCGGGAGCCGTAGAAAATTCACCAAGGTGTTCTTGAATCGTGACACTCGCCTTGTGCTGCGGCAACCTGCTGCAATTCATTGCCCTGTTCAACTGAAACTATATTGGCTAAGAAAAGAGACTCCACAAGGCGCTTGAATCAGGATATCCGCAAGGTTTATTCTTCCAGTTCTTGAGCAACTCACTAGACAACTATCTAGGCCATGAAGTTCTCCAAGAAGAGTGAATATGGACTCCGCGCGCTGCTCGAGCTCTGCGAGACCTACGGAGGCCGCGTGCTTCAGCGCCATGAGATTGCCGAGCGGCAGAACATTCCCGTGGAATTTCTCGAACAAATCCTGCTCGCCCTCAAACGCGCCGGGCTGCTGGCGAGCCGGCGCGGCATTCGTGGCGGCTATTCGCTGATCAAGTCCCCGGAAGAGATCACGCTGGGCCAGGTCATCCGTATCCTGGACGGCCCTCTGGCCCCGATCAGCTGTGTCAGCAAAACCGCCTATCAAAAATGTTCCGACTGCCCCTATGCCGCCAAACCGTCCTGCCCATTACAGCAGGCCATGGGGGAAGTGCGCGATGCGATTGCCAATATTCTCGACCATTACACGTTGAGTCGATTCGCCCATAACAACCTGGTGAAAGGATCTTAATGCGTACCATCAACCACGCGGTGACGAGCTTGTTGGTCGCTGTCATGACGTATGGAGCCTGGCTGACCGTCTCCGCCCCGGCACAGGCGGCAGAAACGCGCGATCTGATTTTGGCGGCCTATAGCGTGCCCAAAGAAGCCTACGAACGACGCATCATTCCCGCCTTCCAACGTTTTTGGAAACAGAAGACCGGGCAGGATGTCCGCGTGCGCAGCTCCTATGGCGCCTCGGGCGCTCAGGCCCGCGCTATCATCGGCGGATTCGATGCGGATGTCGCCGTGCTCTCGCTGGAGGGCGATGTCGATCAAGTCGTCAAAGCCGGCCTGATCACGCACGACTGGAGAAAGGCGCCGCATGGGGGCATGATCTCCGCCTCGGTCGTGGCCCTCGGCGTCCGGAAGGGCAATCCCAAAGGCGTGAAGGGCTGGGAAGACGCGGCGCGACCCGGCATCGAAGTCTTGTATCCGAATCCGAAAACGTCCGGCGGCGCCATGTGGGATGTGATCGCGATTTATGGCGCGGGGCTGAAACTCGCCGAACAACGAGCGGGAAAACCGGTTGCTCCGGACGCGGCTGCGACGCAGGCAGTCGACCTGCTCACGCGCATCCAGCGCAACGTGAAAGTCATGGACAAAAGCGGGCGAGAATCGGTAACGACCTTCGAGCGCGGCGTCGGCGATGTGATTGTGACCTATGAAAACGAATTGTTGCCGCGCGTAAAAAGCGGCCGCCCCTACGAAATCATCGTGCCGGACGAAACCGTCTGGATCGAAAACCCGGCGGCGGTGGTCGATACCTACGCCGATCGTCATAAGGCCAAGGATCTGGCCGACGCGTTCGTTGCCTTTCTCCACGGACCGGAGGCGCAAGCCGCCTTTATTGAACTGGGGTTCCGCCCGTTGGACCGGGGCACAGCGGCCCCTGCATCGGCTTCCACACTGCCGCAACCGGCGCACCTGTTCACCATTGCAGAGCTCGGCGGATGGGAGTCAGTGAGCACCACACTCTTCGGCGCACAAGGTGTCTGGACGAAGATTGTCGAAGATGTGTCGAAACGGTAGGACGAGGAACGATCGTTGACCTCTCATCTGTTAATCAGCCTGGCACTACGGTCTGCGGCCGTTGGCTATGTGCTGCTCCTGATCTTTCTCCCTCTGGCGGCCCTCGCGCAACAGTCTGTCGCGGCGGGATGGGATCGCTTCATCCAGGATTTATCGGCGCCCCAAGCGGCGGCGGCGCTGTGGTTGACCATTGAAACCGCGGCAATCGCCACCGCCATCAATGCCGTCTTCGGCACCATCTCGGCGCTCGTCTTGGTACGCTACGAATTTCCCGGCCGCTGGCTCTTGAACGCGTTGGTCGATCTGCCATTCGCCATCCCCACCCTTGTCGCCGGATTGATGATTGCGGCGATTTATGGCCCGACGAGCGTCCTGGGTACCTGGCTCCAACAGGGTGGGCTGACGGTGCTGTATAACCAGCCCGGCATCATTCTGGCGATGCTCTTTGTCACCATGCCCTTTACGATTCGCTCCCTGCAGCCGGTGTTGATGGGATTGGAGCGCGATCAGGAGGAAGCGGCGTTCACCCTCGGAGCCAGCCCCTGGACCACCTTTTGGAAGGTCACGGTGCCGTCGGTCCTGCCCGGCCTGCTGACCGGCGTGTTCCTCACCTTTGTGCGAGCGCTGGGCGAATTTGGTTCCATCGTCATCGTCGCGGGCAATATCCCGATGAAGACACAGGTGGCCTCGGTCTATGTCTACGGAGAAATCGAGAGCTACAACCCGCAGGCAGCCACGTCCGTCTCAGTATTGATTCTGCTCATATCGTTTGTAGTGCTGTTGCTGCTGGAACGGCTGACCCGGCGTCCGGGTGAACGGTTACCCAACCTGTTTCTCTGGTCGAGGCAAGATGACCAGCCGAGCCACGATTCCGCGCTGCCGACTGCTGCGCACTGAAGGGTGAACTGGGCTTGAAACCGTGGTGAACATAACGGGAGTGCGGGCATGCGTTGGCTGTTGATCGGGATCGTCTGGGTCTACTTTCTGGTCCTTCTGGTGGGCCCGATCCTCTACATGGCCAGCCAGAGTTTCAGCGAGGGGCTGGCGGCGTTCTGGACGGAAATCTCGCGGCCGGAAGCGCTGCACGGATTCACGCTCACCGCTGAAATCACGCTGATCGTGCTCGTGCTGAACCTTATTTTCGGGACGATGACGGCGCTGGTGCTGGCGCGCCAACAATTCTGGGGCCGCAGTGTGGTGAGCGGCGTGATCGATTTGCCCTTTGCCGTCTCGCCCGTGATCTCAGGGTTCATGCTAATCCTGCTGTTCGGACCGGACACCATGCTGGGCGCATGGTTCGGCCAGGCTCATATCAAGGTGTTGTTCGCGTTGCCTGCGATGATTCTCGCCACGCTCTTCGTCACGTTTCCATTCATGGTGCGGGAACTCACGCCACTGCTGCAAACACTGGGGACCGAAGAAGAAGAGGCTGCACGGACGTTAGGGGCCGGCGAGTGGCAGGTGTTTCTCAAGGTGACGCTGCCCGCATTGCGCTGGGGCCTGGTCTATGGCGCCACCCTCACGGTCGCGCGCGCGATCGGCGAATTCGGGGCCGTGCTCGTGGTCTCCGGCAATATCCTGTTGCTGACACAGACCGCCACCTTGCATATTTACCAAAGCTATGTCGATTTCAACTATGTGGCGGCCAATGCCGTGGCATTGACCCTGCTCGCCGTTTCCTTCGCAATTCTCACGGTACTGGAAATTGCCAAGGCCCGGGCAGAAACAACCGTCGCGGAAGCGGGAGCGCAGTAAGCCGGTGAAAATAGAAGTGCGCGAACTCACAAAATCATTCGGTTCCGCCAGGGCGGTGGGCGGCGTCTCCTTCGTGGTGAACGAAGGCGAACTGCTCGGGTTGCTAGGCCCCAGCGGCAGCGGCAAAACCACCGTGTTACGGTTGATTGCCGGCCTGGAAGCGCCGACCTCGGGCGAGATCTTCATCGACGGCAAGCGGGTCAATGACCTCACCGTGCAGGAGCGAAACATCGGCTTCGTCTTCCAACATTACGCCCTCTTCAAACACCTGACAGTGTTCGACAACATCGCCTTCGGCCTCAAGATCAAAAAATGGAACCGGCGGGATATCGAACAGCGTGTCCTGGAACTCCTGGCCTTGATGAGCCTGGATGGACTCGGCGGCCGCTACCCCCACCAGCTCTCCGGCGGGCAACGGCAGCGTGTCGCTATCGCCCGCGCCCTGGCCCCACGCCCGTCCGTGCTGCTGATGGATGAACCGTTCGGCGCGGTCGATGCGAAGGTCCGGCAGGAGTTGCGCGAGTGGCTGATTCGCCTCCACACGGATTTGAACGTGACCAGCCTGTTCGTGACGCACGATCAGGAGGAAGCCATGGAGGTGTCCGGGCGTATTAT harbors:
- a CDS encoding type II toxin-antitoxin system RelE/ParE family toxin codes for the protein MRIELLDEAQDDLIQGFHFYEDREAGLGTYFLDCLFSDIDSLLVYAGIHQVIYGHRRCLSKCFPFAIYYSVEGNNVVRVHAVLDCRRNPLWIRKRLKRDG
- the cysA gene encoding sulfate ABC transporter ATP-binding protein, whose product is MKIEVRELTKSFGSARAVGGVSFVVNEGELLGLLGPSGSGKTTVLRLIAGLEAPTSGEIFIDGKRVNDLTVQERNIGFVFQHYALFKHLTVFDNIAFGLKIKKWNRRDIEQRVLELLALMSLDGLGGRYPHQLSGGQRQRVAIARALAPRPSVLLMDEPFGAVDAKVRQELREWLIRLHTDLNVTSLFVTHDQEEAMEVSGRIIVFSKGKLEQAGSPADVYEEPATEFVARFIGSMNIVEGVVRRNQIQVGSLEFPAPGFSDGQKLQVGFRPYYVKVAEDPTRYRQQAKLRHIYFLGVAYRLEIETPDGLILRSRMNKEEFRRCNFTVGQAVSFAVTHFRILPQEGAGPSIEAKPGSPVTGPLTP
- a CDS encoding glycine--tRNA ligase subunit alpha, whose protein sequence is MNFQDLILTLHRFWADRGCVIHQPYDLEMGAGTFHPATFLRSLGPEPWRAAYPQACRRPTDGRYGENPNRMQHYYQYQVVLKPAPDNIQGLYLESLKQLGIDPRKHDIRFVQDDWESPTLGAWGLGWEVRLDGMEITQFTYFQEIGGIPLNPITGEITYGTERIAMYLQQVDNVYDLQWTDGVTYGDVHHRSEVEFSRYNFEEGEVPMLMATFQAFEGECQRLLDKKLTLPAYDYCIKTSHMFNLLDARGAISVTERTSYIARVRALARRCAESYLADREAMGYPLIKQSAQIGKRAGAHSPVPTK
- a CDS encoding acyl-protein synthetase encodes the protein MSFNLPLKAMSLQEKLAAMESLWEDLARTPEAIESPAWHKDILDERRQRLAEGQSRFIDWEAAKADIRNKLS
- a CDS encoding Rrf2 family transcriptional regulator is translated as MKFSKKSEYGLRALLELCETYGGRVLQRHEIAERQNIPVEFLEQILLALKRAGLLASRRGIRGGYSLIKSPEEITLGQVIRILDGPLAPISCVSKTAYQKCSDCPYAAKPSCPLQQAMGEVRDAIANILDHYTLSRFAHNNLVKGS
- a CDS encoding sulfate ABC transporter permease subunit translates to MRWLLIGIVWVYFLVLLVGPILYMASQSFSEGLAAFWTEISRPEALHGFTLTAEITLIVLVLNLIFGTMTALVLARQQFWGRSVVSGVIDLPFAVSPVISGFMLILLFGPDTMLGAWFGQAHIKVLFALPAMILATLFVTFPFMVRELTPLLQTLGTEEEEAARTLGAGEWQVFLKVTLPALRWGLVYGATLTVARAIGEFGAVLVVSGNILLLTQTATLHIYQSYVDFNYVAANAVALTLLAVSFAILTVLEIAKARAETTVAEAGAQ
- the cysT gene encoding sulfate ABC transporter permease subunit CysT, producing MTSHLLISLALRSAAVGYVLLLIFLPLAALAQQSVAAGWDRFIQDLSAPQAAAALWLTIETAAIATAINAVFGTISALVLVRYEFPGRWLLNALVDLPFAIPTLVAGLMIAAIYGPTSVLGTWLQQGGLTVLYNQPGIILAMLFVTMPFTIRSLQPVLMGLERDQEEAAFTLGASPWTTFWKVTVPSVLPGLLTGVFLTFVRALGEFGSIVIVAGNIPMKTQVASVYVYGEIESYNPQAATSVSVLILLISFVVLLLLERLTRRPGERLPNLFLWSRQDDQPSHDSALPTAAH
- a CDS encoding glycine--tRNA ligase subunit beta: MPSKKTTTKTAPRSKVVKAPKAPATTELLVEIGTEELPYQFVAPAMRALQQGAETLLKDLRLTYGAVRTMGTPRRLVLLVEGLATQQASAVKEAMGPSKSVAFDQNGQPTRAAVGFAAGQGIPVEDLQVRQTPKGEYLFAVKQEKGQAVAAVLTQALPQLLAKLSFPKAMQWNQTGVRFARPMRWLVALCGGKVLPIQFATIKAGSFSQGHRVLGARVSGPKGFAVKSIAHYLKEIERHSVIVDQDRRRAMILDQLASLAKSARGHLHQDDELLEQAIYMVECPLTILGSFKPHYLALPKEILMTSMKEHQGYFSLVDSHGALLPNFLAVTNMKLANMQLIREGNERVLAARLADAKFFFDEDRKTSLADRVAKQLAVTFHQKLGSLHQKTQRVVAMAAHVAGQLGDDRLMHDCRRAAELSKADLLTGIVGEFPALQGIMGGEYAKHDGEPAAVSAAIREQYLPRAMEGELPESLSGKVLSLADRLDSIAGFFLVGLIPSGSEDPFALRRHATAIVRIVIESKLRLNLAQAVRTAQDVLAGQNVTAAPQTGKGGAPDVIGFLFERVRFYGKSAHQLRDDVMEAVLKSADRQSIDLTDLFDKMQSLQQITVRAEFDPLIVGFKRAHRLTEKEQWDRKPVESALFREAAESALHETVQSSHAAYAAAMRSGEYGQALDVLVRMKGPIDDFFNAVMVNADDPAIRGNRLSLLKEVDDLFMSFADFSQIMVQGT
- a CDS encoding sulfate ABC transporter substrate-binding protein; its protein translation is MTYGAWLTVSAPAQAAETRDLILAAYSVPKEAYERRIIPAFQRFWKQKTGQDVRVRSSYGASGAQARAIIGGFDADVAVLSLEGDVDQVVKAGLITHDWRKAPHGGMISASVVALGVRKGNPKGVKGWEDAARPGIEVLYPNPKTSGGAMWDVIAIYGAGLKLAEQRAGKPVAPDAAATQAVDLLTRIQRNVKVMDKSGRESVTTFERGVGDVIVTYENELLPRVKSGRPYEIIVPDETVWIENPAAVVDTYADRHKAKDLADAFVAFLHGPEAQAAFIELGFRPLDRGTAAPASASTLPQPAHLFTIAELGGWESVSTTLFGAQGVWTKIVEDVSKR